A genomic window from Cyprinus carpio isolate SPL01 chromosome B9, ASM1834038v1, whole genome shotgun sequence includes:
- the LOC109052446 gene encoding histone deacetylase complex subunit SAP18 — MAVESRVTQEEIKKEPEKPVDREKTCPLLLRVFTTNNGRHHRMDEFARGNVPSSELQIYTWMDANLKELTSLVKEVYPEARKKGTHFGFAIVYPDPKRQMYRVKEIGNTVSGRKGADDSMTLQSQRFQIGDYLDIAITPPNRAPPLQGRMRPY; from the exons ATGGCTGTAGAATCAAGGGTCACGCAAGAGGAAATCAAAAAAGAGCCAGAAAAGCCAGTGGACAGAGAGAAG ACATGTCCTCTTCTTCTCCGAGTTTTCACCACTAATAACGGAAGGCATCATCGCATGGACGAGTTTGCCCGGGGGAACGTACCATCTAGCGAGCTTCAGATTTATACCTG GATGGATGCTAATTTGAAGGAACTGACGAGCCTGGTGAAGGAAGTTTATCCCGAAGCTCGAAAGAAAGGCACACATTTTGGGTTTGCTATAGTATACCCAGACCCCAAACGACAAATGTACAG GGTTAAAGAGATTGGCAATACGGTTTCGGGACGCAAAGGTGCGGATGACTCCATGACGCTTCAGTCTCAGCGCTTTCAGATCGGAGATTACCTTGACATCGCCATCACTCCGCCTAACCGTGCACCACCTCTCCAAGGACGCATGAGACCCTACTAA
- the ska3 gene encoding spindle and kinetochore-associated protein 3 isoform X1, producing MCSRQYLHCFCYCDHLLVIVHFPYKLESPKQLTLIVYMAVEKRITSWKTAGALRMNPSERFFAKLRKLTVYLETESNSLLHASQNPQDDDEDEESGAQALYQLHSEVRALKREVQNQVATHDAASTEMRNFVRRCLVLKQRTTEDIDRLKKHYEKYGYRPRTARQGNAEMNGTKDAERLDAGDEDEAMGQGICEEAQQPETPEKMQPPVDQLRTPKLSDFGLSALQFQRVLGEAEPPHSAAPVPAVALSPPPFVMNMHPPQPKTPKCSLRMEEDAPTPRLEDFGISEYTTCWNNDFTMDLFNKKPPKTNSERTEDGQKPSHVFPTLSSGPNKGVANESLESPEPPVFCTPGFKIEKHCVPSSPPLKRKNDLDSPPRPNNCPSTPELPAFETPFVSKLIKKNDGQGEIDRHRASQEGSFPLADLSNTNRAPSFDAPEMPKLLRYEDEAIPEMPSLQSLLGRSIAFKTASSDASGMKMGADHMLDLKQTPVPMHENQDWCLATPKVRVKFPAEPCTPEMPDISSVTQDILKLVTQCKS from the exons ATGTGCTCAAGACAGTatcttcattgtttttgttattgtgatCATTTACTTGTTATTGTACACTTTCCATATAAGCTGGAGAGTCCAAAACAGTTAACGTTGATTGTTTATATGGCTGTAGAAAAGAGGATTACAA GTTGGAAAACAGCAGGGGCGTTGAGAATGAATCCTTCAGAGCGTTTCTTTGCAAAGCTGCGGAAACTGACTGTTTATCTGGAGACTGAAAGCAACAGTCTCCTTCACGCAAGTCAGAACCCTCAAGACGACGATG AGGATGAAGAGTCTGGGGCTCAGGCTCTGTACCAGCTGCACTCTGAAGTCAGAGCATTgaag CGGGAAGTTCAAAATCAGGTGGCTACACATGATGCAGCCAGTACTGAAATGAGGAACTTTGTGAGAAGATGCTTGGTGCTGAAGCAGAGAACCACAGAAGACATTGACAGGCTGAAGAAACACTATGAGAAGTACGGCTACAGACCACGAACCGCAAGACAGGGAAATGCAG AGATGAATGGTACAAAAGATGCTGAAAGGTTGGATGCAGGAGATGAAGATGAAGCGATGGGACAAGGGATTTGTGAAGAGGCTCAGCAGCCTGAGACACCAGAAAAGATGCAACCACCCGTCGACCAGCTGCGGACCCCAAAGCTCTCAGATTTTGGTCTGTCTGCACTCCAGTTCCAAAGAGTGCTTGGTGAAGCAGAGCCACCCCACAGTGCTGCTCCTGTCCCAGCTGTGGCTCTGTCACCACCACCATTTGTCATGAACATGCATCCACCGCAGCCAAAGACACCCAAGTGCTCTCTGCGTATGGAGGAGGATGCTCCGACCCCACGACTAGAGGACTTTGGCATCTCTGAGTACACCACGTGCTGGAACAATGACTTTACCATGGATTTGTTCAACAAGAAACCACCCAAGACCAACAG TGAAAGAACAGAGGATGGTCAGAAACCCTCTCATGTTTTCCCCACTTTGTCTTCTGGGCCTAACAAAGGTGTTGCCAACG AGAGTCTGGAATCCCCAGAGCCTCCTGTGTTTTGCACCCCAGGATTTAAGATTGAGAAACACTGTGTCCCATCCTCTCCACCGCTGAAAAGAAAGAATGACCTTGATTCTCCTCCTCGCCCTAATAACTGCCCCTCTACACCAGAGCTCCCTGCATTTGAAACTCCTTTTGTCAGCAAGCTTATAAAAAAG AACGATGGGCAGGGAGAAATCGACAGACACAGGGCTTCACAGGAGGGCAGCTTTCCCCTAGCAGATCTCTCAAACACAAACAGAGCTCCTTCATTTGATGCTCCAGAGATGCCAAAACTGCTGCGTTATGAGGATGAGGCCATACCTGAGATGCCATCTCTGCAGTCCCTTCTTGGGAGATCTATTGCTTTC AAAACTGCATCTAGTGATGCTTCTGGGATGAAGATGGGGGCAGATCACATGTTAGACCTGAAGCAGACCCCTGTCCCAATGCATGAAAACCAGGATTGGTGCCTCGCAACTCCAAAAGTCAGAGTGAAGTTCCCTGCAGAGCCATGCACACCAGAGATGCCCGATATAAGTTCAGTCACTCAGGATATTTTAAAA CTTGTGACTCAGTGCAAGTCTTAA
- the LOC109052443 gene encoding cytochrome c oxidase copper chaperone, translated as MSSLSAASVEASPAIEGAEQKKPLKPCCACPETKKARDACIIEKGEESCTDLIEAHKECMRALGFKI; from the exons ATGTCGAGCCTGTCAGCAGCCAGTGTGGAGGCTTCACCAGCGATAGAGGGAGCAGAGCAGAAGAAACCTCTCAAACCATGCTGTGCGTGTCCCGAGACCAAAAAAGCACGAGACGCATG CATAATTGAAAAGGGAGAAGAAAGCTGCACAGACCTCATCGAAGCGCACAAGGAGTGCATGAGGGCACTTGGTTTTAAGATTTAA
- the hcn5 gene encoding potassium/sodium hyperpolarization-activated cyclic nucleotide-gated channel 1 isoform X1 codes for MQHLTPENHSRFSWSGWKNLLLPQLNRRSLYVYGSEIAVEKECVRQKEGGVLVIHPFSRLRSYYIMCMVVITFLNLIGIPMEIAFLDGNSGVGWEGFNVFSDTLFLIDVGLNFRMGIINEDSEGAILDLKSIRQQYLKSWFIPDMVAALPVGYILLIADLQYHSDSPSSRASKMMRILMFVRILSLVRLLRVSRLVRFFNEVERVSNANLEVVRVFLRILSLFMMIFLLCHWNGCIQYFVPMLKEFPSDCWVRRENLMNATVGEKYSFGVFRALSHMTAISYGSSETPTSKEYTFDQLI; via the exons ATGCAGCATCTCACACCTGAGAATCACAGCCGCTTCAGTTGGAGCGGGTGGAAAAACCTACTGCTGCCGCAGTTGAACAGACGCTCGCTGTATGTCTACGGCAGTGAGATTGCTGTGGAGAAGGAGTGCGTTAGACAGAAAGAGGGAGGTGTGTTGGTCATCCATCCCTTCAGTCGTTTAAG GAGTTATTACATCATGTGTATGGTGGTCATAACATTTCTCAATCTAATTGGCATTCCAATGGAGATTGCCTTTCTAGATGGCAACAGTGGAGTAGGTTGGGAGGGTTTTAATGTGTTCTCTGACACTCTGTTCCTGATTGACGTGGGGCTTAACTTTCGCATGGGGATCATTAATGAGGACAGTGAG GGAGCCATTCTGGATTTGAAAAGCATTCGACAACAGTATTTAAAAAGCTGGTTTATACCTGATATGGTGGCAGCACTCCCAGTTGGTTACATACTACTTATTGCG GACCTACAATACCACAGTGACTCTCCCTCATCCAGAGCCAGCAAAATGATGCGCATCTTGATGTTTGTGAGAATCCTCAGTCTCGTCCGCCTGTTGCGTGTGTCAAGGCTTGTTAGGTTTTTTAATGAGGTGGAGAGA GTTTCAAATGCCAACTTGGAGGTGGTGAGGGTGTTCCTAAGAATCTTGTCATTATTTATGATGATTTTCCTGCTGTGCCACTGGAATGGCTGTATTCAGTATTTTGTGCCTATGCTTAAGGAGTTTCCCTCAGACTGCTGGGTTAGAAGAGAGAATCTAATG AATGCCACAGTGGGAGAGAAGTACTCTTTTGGAGTCTTTCGGGCCCTCTCTCATATGACTGCAATATCATACGGTTCCTCAGAAACACCCACAAGCAAGGAGTATACTTTTGATCAGCTGATTTAG
- the hcn5 gene encoding potassium/sodium hyperpolarization-activated cyclic nucleotide-gated channel 1 isoform X2, translated as MTSIVSGALMYTVMVANTAAMMTDVDITARAYKNKMNHMEDYMTFMKLPKALRMRINNFFQARYAGKWYDEKDVLKWVSSSLREEILMSMCSAHVRKVPFFRNCDINFINAVLLELQYEVYQEGDIIIRQNIPGDRMFFIEHGQVLVENEFFQRELCDGDCFGEACLLTKGRCLATVQALTICQLFSLSVDSFHSVLKDYPDIRRDLETIQQDKDILLC; from the exons ATGACTAGCATTGTGTCTGGAGCCCTCATGTACACAGTGATGGTCGCCAACACTGCTGCAATGATGACTGATGTGGACATAACAGCAAGAGCATACAAGAATAAG aTGAATCATATGGAAGATTATATGACTTTCATGAAGCTTCCCAAAGCCCTTCGTATGCGCATCAACAACTTCTTTCAGGCTCGTTACGCAGGAAAATGGTATGATGAGAAGGATGTCCTGAAGTGGGTGTCTTCATCTCTCAGAGAG GAAATTCTGATGTCCATGTGCTCGGCCCATGTGAGAAAAGTTCCCTTTTTCCGGAACTGTGATATAAACTTCATCAATGCCGTTCTTCTGGAGCTGCAGTATGAGGTCTACCAGGAGGGTGACATCATCATCCGCCAGAACATTCCTGGTGACCGCATGTTCTTCATCGAGCACGGGCAGGTCCTTGTGGAGAATGAGTTTTTCCAGAGGGAACTGTGTGATGGAGACTGCTTTGGAG AGGCATGTCTCCTAACAAAAGGAAGGTGTTTGGCCACAGTACAAGCTCTGACTATCTGTCAGCTTTTTTCCTTGTCGGTGGACTCCTTTCATTCTGTTCTGAAGGACTATCCAGACATCAGAAGGGACCTGGAGACAATTCAACAGGATAAAgacattttgttatgttga
- the ska3 gene encoding spindle and kinetochore-associated protein 3 isoform X2: MNPSERFFAKLRKLTVYLETESNSLLHASQNPQDDDEDEESGAQALYQLHSEVRALKREVQNQVATHDAASTEMRNFVRRCLVLKQRTTEDIDRLKKHYEKYGYRPRTARQGNAEMNGTKDAERLDAGDEDEAMGQGICEEAQQPETPEKMQPPVDQLRTPKLSDFGLSALQFQRVLGEAEPPHSAAPVPAVALSPPPFVMNMHPPQPKTPKCSLRMEEDAPTPRLEDFGISEYTTCWNNDFTMDLFNKKPPKTNSERTEDGQKPSHVFPTLSSGPNKGVANESLESPEPPVFCTPGFKIEKHCVPSSPPLKRKNDLDSPPRPNNCPSTPELPAFETPFVSKLIKKNDGQGEIDRHRASQEGSFPLADLSNTNRAPSFDAPEMPKLLRYEDEAIPEMPSLQSLLGRSIAFKTASSDASGMKMGADHMLDLKQTPVPMHENQDWCLATPKVRVKFPAEPCTPEMPDISSVTQDILKLVTQCKS, translated from the exons ATGAATCCTTCAGAGCGTTTCTTTGCAAAGCTGCGGAAACTGACTGTTTATCTGGAGACTGAAAGCAACAGTCTCCTTCACGCAAGTCAGAACCCTCAAGACGACGATG AGGATGAAGAGTCTGGGGCTCAGGCTCTGTACCAGCTGCACTCTGAAGTCAGAGCATTgaag CGGGAAGTTCAAAATCAGGTGGCTACACATGATGCAGCCAGTACTGAAATGAGGAACTTTGTGAGAAGATGCTTGGTGCTGAAGCAGAGAACCACAGAAGACATTGACAGGCTGAAGAAACACTATGAGAAGTACGGCTACAGACCACGAACCGCAAGACAGGGAAATGCAG AGATGAATGGTACAAAAGATGCTGAAAGGTTGGATGCAGGAGATGAAGATGAAGCGATGGGACAAGGGATTTGTGAAGAGGCTCAGCAGCCTGAGACACCAGAAAAGATGCAACCACCCGTCGACCAGCTGCGGACCCCAAAGCTCTCAGATTTTGGTCTGTCTGCACTCCAGTTCCAAAGAGTGCTTGGTGAAGCAGAGCCACCCCACAGTGCTGCTCCTGTCCCAGCTGTGGCTCTGTCACCACCACCATTTGTCATGAACATGCATCCACCGCAGCCAAAGACACCCAAGTGCTCTCTGCGTATGGAGGAGGATGCTCCGACCCCACGACTAGAGGACTTTGGCATCTCTGAGTACACCACGTGCTGGAACAATGACTTTACCATGGATTTGTTCAACAAGAAACCACCCAAGACCAACAG TGAAAGAACAGAGGATGGTCAGAAACCCTCTCATGTTTTCCCCACTTTGTCTTCTGGGCCTAACAAAGGTGTTGCCAACG AGAGTCTGGAATCCCCAGAGCCTCCTGTGTTTTGCACCCCAGGATTTAAGATTGAGAAACACTGTGTCCCATCCTCTCCACCGCTGAAAAGAAAGAATGACCTTGATTCTCCTCCTCGCCCTAATAACTGCCCCTCTACACCAGAGCTCCCTGCATTTGAAACTCCTTTTGTCAGCAAGCTTATAAAAAAG AACGATGGGCAGGGAGAAATCGACAGACACAGGGCTTCACAGGAGGGCAGCTTTCCCCTAGCAGATCTCTCAAACACAAACAGAGCTCCTTCATTTGATGCTCCAGAGATGCCAAAACTGCTGCGTTATGAGGATGAGGCCATACCTGAGATGCCATCTCTGCAGTCCCTTCTTGGGAGATCTATTGCTTTC AAAACTGCATCTAGTGATGCTTCTGGGATGAAGATGGGGGCAGATCACATGTTAGACCTGAAGCAGACCCCTGTCCCAATGCATGAAAACCAGGATTGGTGCCTCGCAACTCCAAAAGTCAGAGTGAAGTTCCCTGCAGAGCCATGCACACCAGAGATGCCCGATATAAGTTCAGTCACTCAGGATATTTTAAAA CTTGTGACTCAGTGCAAGTCTTAA